In Candida albicans SC5314 chromosome 4, complete sequence, the genomic window TAGAAATTGAGGAGATGCGATTATTATAGTtgacaaaaataaaactatcTATATTTCCGACTATAGGCgtaatcaattgttttaacTTAAATTGGGGTCAAAGTTTGATTGAGTTAATTGTTACACGGAAATTATTTCCAATAATGATAAGCAATATGAATTGGTGTTACACAATTGTATAATTCTATATACCAACTTATTCACTCAAAGCTTTTGCTGCGGCACTTGGATCCAAATAAActtgataataattcatcttATATCCATTTTCATCGCCAGTGCTGTTTTCAAGTTTCATGTGACCTGCCCATTCAGTGGTTACATTCTTCCCATTGATCAAAGTATACTCAACATATCCGTTTAgcaaaatttctttttcattgatttcaGCAACATTGTTCACCACATGATGTCTATGAGTAACTTTCTCCCACATCCCTTGTCGTAATTGAGCAATTTCTTGATGTCCCTCTACTTTTTTCAATCCCATAACTAGGGGGGAATTAGTGGTgaaaaaatccaaatagGGATCATGTTGTTCATCTGAACGCGGTGCTTTATCGGATGCTTTGTAGAATTTGACGATAAAT contains:
- a CDS encoding uncharacterized protein (Ortholog of C. dubliniensis CD36 : Cd36_42090, Debaryomyces hansenii CBS767 : DEHA2C14872g, Pichia stipitis Pignal : PICST_74821 and Spathaspora passalidarum NRRL Y-27907 : SPAPADRAFT_58607), with amino-acid sequence MTNYSPDIQNNEKLKEFIVKFYKASDKAPRSDEQHDPYLDFFTTNSPLVMGLKKVEGHQEIAQLRQGMWEKVTHRHHVVNNVAEINEKEILLNGYVEYTLINGKNVTTEWAGHMKLENSTGDENGYKMNYYQVYLDPSAAAKALSE